Within the Medicago truncatula cultivar Jemalong A17 chromosome 4, MtrunA17r5.0-ANR, whole genome shotgun sequence genome, the region GGTTATCTAttgataatattgttgatgCTAAAATTATTGATGTCAATGGTAGAATTCTTGACAAGAAAACTATGGGGGAAGATCTTTTTTGGGCTATTAGAGGAGGTGGAGGAGCAAGTTTTGGAGTTATCTTATCGTACACGGTTAAACTTGTTTCGGTACCAGAAAAGGTTACAGTTTTTCAAGTAGACAAGAGTTTGGAGCAGAATGCTACCGACATTGTTTTCCAGTGGCAACAAGTTGCGCCGCATACAGACGATAGGCTTTTCATGAGACTAGTATTGCAGCCTGTGAATTCAAAGATCGTAAAGGGTAAGAAAACTGTAAGTGCTTCAATTCAAGCTATGTTTCTTGGAGGTGCTGATGAACTTGTAACATTATTCGGGAAAGAGTTTCCTTTGTTGGGACTAAAGAAGGAAATATGCAAGGAAATGAGTTGGATTGAGTCTGTATTTTATTGGGCTAATTACAATGATGGATCATCCTTAATTACACTTCTTGACAGAAGCCATTACAAAGTGCATTTCAGCAAAAGAAAATCTGATTATGTAAAGTCACCAATTCCTAAAGACGGATTGAAATGGATTATGAATAAATTGATTGAACTTGGAAAAGTTGAGCTTGTTTTCAATCCTTATGGAGGAAAAATGAGTGAGATATCCTCCGCAGCTACTGCATTTGCTCACCGTGCAGGGAATCTGTACAAAATTCAATATACTGCGAGTTGGGAAAATTCAGCAGCTGGTATGGAAAAGAGTTTTATAAGTCAGATTAGAATGATGTATAGTTACATGACACCATTTGTGTCCAAAAATCCAAGGAGTGCTTATTTGAACTATAGGGACCTTGATATTGGTATTAATGGTCATGATAAGAATGCATACAATGATGGAGTGGTTTATGGAATGAAGTACTTtggtgaaaattttgaaaggtTGGTGAAGGTTAAAACTGCAGTTGATCCTGAAAACTTTTTCTGGAATGAACAGAGTATCCCAACACTTCCAAGCAAGGTATAGGGAACCTAACTGACAGAAGAAGAATTgaatagtttaattttatttt harbors:
- the LOC112421407 gene encoding berberine bridge enzyme-like 21 — protein: MDKSNSVPFLSVFIILLLVHVSNSHAAPSSESIYVTFLQCLKNHTTQPNQVSNIVYSQTNASYTSIFQAFIRNARFNTPSTTKPLLIITPLHEDQVQATVLCSKTIGLHLKIRSGGHDFEGISYISDTPFIILDMFNFQNITVDIQNEIAIIQTGASLGQVYYRIWEKSKVHGFPAGVCPTVGVGGHLSGGGYGNMMRKFGLSIDNIVDAKIIDVNGRILDKKTMGEDLFWAIRGGGGASFGVILSYTVKLVSVPEKVTVFQVDKSLEQNATDIVFQWQQVAPHTDDRLFMRLVLQPVNSKIVKGKKTVSASIQAMFLGGADELVTLFGKEFPLLGLKKEICKEMSWIESVFYWANYNDGSSLITLLDRSHYKVHFSKRKSDYVKSPIPKDGLKWIMNKLIELGKVELVFNPYGGKMSEISSAATAFAHRAGNLYKIQYTASWENSAAGMEKSFISQIRMMYSYMTPFVSKNPRSAYLNYRDLDIGINGHDKNAYNDGVVYGMKYFGENFERLVKVKTAVDPENFFWNEQSIPTLPSKV